A stretch of the Clostridium fungisolvens genome encodes the following:
- a CDS encoding glycoside hydrolase family 25 protein, which yields MQNKTMFSTFGADINEYKSGVNFAILARTVDFLYLRASGSGSGRFRVDAKFIEFARGSRAVGIPVGAYHYALPSADYATADSQCDAFIGVLQDGFGQGDYGDLFPVLDVEAPTNKSITTAQLVNWVDRFRKRFESKTRRRLMLYTGVFFVNLYDDFKIAGKGYPLSNMPLWIAMYKEIAGNPPVPPDIGGWKRWRIWQYTEAGDIPGVTPPADLNYGPDSIDMLTPPTDVKGLYARADNKNIYVSWTKNKDKDLLGYNIFVNSNYAGTVGVNDTYYVIPKSKFTLPAGRPIEIGIEAFDFDGDFSKKRTKFLIQPTRSDDQLEYGTYFDGDYFIFGEGEK from the coding sequence ATGCAAAATAAAACAATGTTTAGTACCTTCGGTGCTGATATAAATGAGTACAAATCAGGGGTTAATTTTGCTATCTTAGCAAGAACAGTAGACTTTCTTTATCTTAGAGCATCTGGTTCAGGCTCTGGTAGATTTAGAGTTGATGCAAAGTTTATTGAATTTGCAAGAGGCTCAAGGGCTGTAGGTATCCCAGTAGGGGCATATCACTATGCATTACCTTCTGCAGATTATGCTACAGCGGATAGTCAATGTGATGCCTTTATCGGAGTTCTTCAAGATGGATTTGGTCAAGGAGATTATGGAGACTTATTTCCCGTACTTGATGTAGAAGCGCCTACCAATAAATCTATTACAACAGCGCAGCTTGTAAACTGGGTAGATAGATTTAGAAAAAGGTTTGAAAGTAAAACAAGAAGAAGACTTATGCTTTACACAGGAGTATTTTTTGTAAATCTATATGATGATTTTAAAATAGCTGGAAAAGGATATCCGTTAAGTAATATGCCTCTATGGATTGCTATGTATAAAGAAATTGCAGGTAATCCACCTGTGCCACCAGATATAGGTGGATGGAAGAGATGGCGAATATGGCAATATACAGAAGCTGGAGATATTCCTGGAGTTACCCCTCCTGCAGATTTGAACTATGGACCAGATAGCATAGATATGCTTACGCCACCAACTGATGTAAAAGGACTTTATGCAAGAGCTGATAATAAGAATATATATGTTTCATGGACAAAGAATAAAGATAAAGATCTTTTAGGATACAATATATTTGTTAACAGTAATTATGCAGGAACTGTAGGAGTAAATGATACTTATTATGTTATACCAAAATCAAAATTTACACTTCCAGCTGGAAGACCTATAGAAATAGGTATAGAAGCATTCGATTTTGATGGAGATTTTTCAAAGAAAAGAACTAAATTTTTAATTCAACCAACAAGAAGTGATGATCAATTAGAATATGGAACTTATTTTGATGGAGATTATTTTATATTTGGAGAAGGCGAAAAGTAG
- a CDS encoding sensor histidine kinase, translating to MNRKNAEKNLSYLSIYIGFTFLILLEYGSNIDIKISKSYIDGMIPAETIITFIVAFMILIYFEVSKKSYILFIGLGTMTLFGTKFIECVELMSKGSSVVSIYNQAFLSTRYNIISFIITVGFIYFLYNNKELKHVSRESICTYSVLSFFIGIVFYYIDIKLLYGYLSDRSIYWRSIMTIIDLLGILVLGIVLIRKQKECNDSMMKFFVTSTMFEFFNHVYTFCDLGQRTALIYFSDIFYILSISAVMIGICICFKNKYIDAKKIIDNTNVFRTDMLKYYKILQEMPSVVFILDKQGTIRFTNVAADGFIKENYSDDSVEGKNISDILPNRKNRSLNKINKVIDMEKQWSGESKLIGKDGKVFYFNTYINEFEIDEDMFYLGVMNDNTNFIDMSLQLQKSEKKFRQITDSVHDLICKIDIEGRIDYCSPSYTNLFGGNYEDYKMVPWVHNVVENDVQKVLQDMRLCLEKNKIVTNECKMKSGKNTYIYVNYVINPVEEKDKIDGAIISARNITYKKLAEKELKESERKYSEIFNMCPDMIYVLDSKSLRITDVNPAMCELLGKSKESILNKYLKQVFDDIDYESEVNIIKYLNEGLIVRGHEISFLFYGESRYLEVNYSPLIEDGELTKIICLARDITEKKKMVELKEEHEKDRKRLDEALQYDQLKTEFFANISHELRTPINVIFSVIQVLDLYKNKEDITKMPYEKYSNVLRQNCYRLLRLINNLIDITKIDAGYLKLNCGVYDVIKIVEDITISVVTYAENKGIEVIFDTFVEELYIYCDPDKIERIILNLLSNAIKFTDSNGKILVLVEQIEDNVRIAIKDDGRGIPEDQINIIFERFRQVDKSLAREHEGSGIGLSLVKSLVELHGGTVSAKSTLNKGSEFIINLPITRIKEIEQTPIIISNEDTRIERINIEFSDIYEIC from the coding sequence ATGAATCGTAAAAATGCCGAGAAGAATCTCTCATATTTAAGTATTTATATAGGGTTTACTTTTCTAATTCTTTTAGAATATGGTTCTAATATAGATATCAAAATATCAAAATCTTATATAGATGGAATGATACCAGCGGAGACTATAATTACTTTTATAGTTGCGTTTATGATTTTAATATACTTCGAAGTATCAAAAAAAAGTTATATATTATTTATTGGACTAGGCACGATGACTTTATTTGGAACGAAGTTTATTGAATGCGTTGAGCTTATGAGTAAGGGGAGTAGTGTAGTTAGTATATATAATCAAGCTTTTTTATCTACAAGATATAATATAATAAGTTTTATAATCACTGTTGGCTTTATTTACTTCCTTTATAACAATAAAGAGCTTAAGCATGTAAGTAGAGAAAGTATATGCACATATTCTGTTTTAAGTTTCTTTATAGGAATAGTATTTTACTATATAGATATAAAACTTTTATACGGGTACTTAAGTGATAGGAGTATATATTGGAGGTCTATAATGACAATAATAGATCTTCTTGGAATTCTTGTATTAGGTATTGTTTTGATAAGAAAACAAAAAGAATGCAATGATTCTATGATGAAGTTTTTTGTAACTTCAACTATGTTTGAGTTTTTTAACCATGTTTATACCTTCTGTGATTTAGGGCAGAGAACTGCGCTTATCTATTTTTCTGACATTTTTTACATTCTATCTATTTCAGCAGTTATGATTGGCATATGTATTTGTTTTAAAAATAAATATATTGATGCAAAAAAAATAATAGATAATACGAATGTCTTTAGGACTGACATGCTCAAGTACTACAAGATCTTACAAGAGATGCCAAGTGTTGTTTTTATATTAGATAAGCAAGGCACCATACGTTTTACTAATGTAGCTGCAGATGGATTTATTAAGGAAAATTATAGTGATGACTCTGTAGAAGGGAAGAATATAAGTGATATTCTACCAAACAGAAAAAATCGTTCTTTAAACAAAATAAATAAAGTTATAGATATGGAAAAACAGTGGAGTGGGGAAAGTAAGTTAATAGGAAAAGATGGGAAGGTTTTTTACTTTAATACATATATAAATGAATTTGAAATCGATGAAGATATGTTCTATTTAGGAGTTATGAATGATAATACTAACTTTATAGATATGTCGCTGCAACTACAGAAGAGTGAGAAGAAGTTTAGACAAATAACAGACAGTGTTCATGATTTGATATGTAAGATAGATATCGAAGGAAGGATAGATTACTGTTCTCCTTCCTATACTAACCTCTTTGGTGGTAACTATGAAGACTATAAGATGGTTCCTTGGGTACATAATGTAGTTGAAAATGATGTTCAAAAAGTGCTGCAAGATATGAGATTATGCTTGGAAAAAAATAAGATAGTCACAAATGAGTGTAAAATGAAATCTGGTAAGAATACGTATATTTATGTGAATTACGTTATTAATCCGGTAGAAGAAAAAGATAAAATTGATGGAGCTATTATAAGTGCTAGAAATATAACTTATAAGAAATTAGCTGAGAAAGAATTAAAAGAGAGCGAGAGAAAGTATTCTGAAATATTTAACATGTGCCCAGATATGATATATGTACTTGATTCTAAAAGCCTAAGGATTACTGATGTAAATCCTGCAATGTGCGAACTTTTAGGTAAAAGTAAAGAGAGTATTTTAAATAAATATCTAAAGCAGGTATTTGATGATATTGACTATGAAAGTGAAGTTAATATAATTAAATACTTAAATGAAGGATTGATAGTTAGGGGACATGAGATATCATTTTTGTTCTATGGAGAGTCTAGATACTTAGAAGTAAACTATTCACCTTTAATAGAGGATGGTGAACTTACAAAGATTATATGTTTAGCAAGAGATATTACTGAAAAGAAAAAGATGGTTGAGCTTAAGGAAGAACATGAAAAGGATAGAAAAAGGTTAGATGAGGCTTTACAATATGACCAATTGAAGACAGAATTTTTTGCAAACATATCTCATGAACTTAGAACTCCAATAAATGTTATATTCTCTGTTATACAAGTTTTGGATTTATATAAGAATAAGGAAGATATAACGAAGATGCCTTATGAAAAATATAGTAATGTATTAAGGCAAAACTGTTACAGATTGCTAAGGCTTATAAATAACCTAATCGATATAACAAAAATTGATGCTGGTTACCTGAAACTTAACTGTGGAGTATATGATGTAATTAAAATTGTAGAAGATATAACTATATCTGTTGTTACATATGCTGAGAATAAAGGGATAGAAGTGATATTTGATACGTTTGTAGAAGAATTATATATTTACTGTGATCCAGACAAGATCGAAAGAATAATACTAAATCTTTTGTCCAATGCTATTAAATTTACAGATTCAAATGGAAAAATTCTGGTGTTGGTAGAACAAATTGAGGATAATGTAAGAATAGCCATAAAAGATGACGGAAGAGGAATTCCAGAAGATCAGATAAATATTATATTTGAAAGATTTAGACAAGTGGACAAGTCTTTAGCTAGAGAGCATGAAGGTAGTGGAATAGGACTTTCTTTAGTAAAATCTTTAGTTGAGTTACATGGAGGAACAGTCAGTGCTAAAAGTACCTTAAATAAGGGAAGTGAATTTATAATAAACCTACCAATAACTAGAATTAAAGAGATTGAACAAACTCCAATAATAATATCTAATGAGGATACTAGAATTGAACGAATTAATATCGAGTTCTCTGATATATATGAAATATGTTAA
- a CDS encoding response regulator transcription factor encodes MEKETILIVDDEKEIRDLVEIYLKNDGYNTIKASDGQEALEVLEKNDVDLIILDVMMPKLDGIEACMKIREERNTPIIMLSAKSEDMDKIFGLTTGADDYLTKPFNPLELLARVKSQLRRYIKLNNNVIQKKKDNVIEIEDLTINIETHQIDINGKEIKLTPIEFDILALLAENRGKVFSIENIYESVWNESFIQSDNTVMVHIRKIREKLEENPRKPKYIKTVWGVGYKIEK; translated from the coding sequence TTGGAGAAGGAAACAATACTTATCGTTGACGACGAAAAAGAAATACGAGATTTAGTGGAGATTTATCTTAAGAATGATGGATATAACACAATAAAAGCTTCTGATGGGCAGGAAGCACTTGAAGTTCTAGAAAAAAATGATGTTGACTTAATAATATTAGATGTTATGATGCCTAAGCTTGATGGTATAGAAGCATGTATGAAGATAAGAGAAGAAAGAAATACGCCTATAATAATGTTATCTGCGAAAAGTGAGGATATGGATAAGATTTTTGGACTTACAACAGGAGCTGACGATTATTTAACTAAGCCTTTTAATCCATTAGAATTACTTGCAAGGGTAAAATCTCAGTTAAGAAGGTATATTAAGTTAAATAATAATGTAATTCAAAAAAAGAAAGATAATGTTATTGAAATAGAAGATTTAACAATTAATATAGAAACACATCAAATAGATATTAACGGTAAAGAAATAAAGCTTACTCCAATTGAGTTCGATATACTAGCTCTTTTAGCTGAAAATAGGGGCAAGGTATTTTCTATAGAAAATATCTATGAGAGTGTTTGGAATGAAAGCTTTATACAATCTGATAATACAGTTATGGTGCATATAAGAAAGATAAGAGAAAAACTTGAGGAAAACCCTAGAAAGCCTAAATATATCAAAACTGTTTGGGGAGTAGGATATAAAATTGAGAAGTAA
- a CDS encoding D-alanine--D-alanine ligase — MRVGVIMGGISSEREVSLNSGQSILANLDKEKYEIIPIVIDAKEDLFTKVKDIDFALLALHGKFGEDGTVQAVLQTMGIPYSGCDTLSSAVCMDKDMTKKILKSRDIRTAPWFNVKSLDDIDYMKIDSLGYPVVVKPNNGGSSVATFVIKEESEIENAVIEALKWDKEVMIEKYIKGDEITCPILDGQMFPVLAIKPKSAFFDYTSKYSDGGADEFIVELEPSLHKQVEEMALATYNALKCSVYARVDMIVSEGVPYILEVNTLPGMTKNSLFPKSAAGKNVDFSKLLDLIIETSIKERS; from the coding sequence ATGAGAGTCGGAGTTATAATGGGGGGAATATCCTCAGAAAGAGAAGTTTCTTTGAATAGCGGACAATCTATATTAGCCAATCTAGATAAGGAAAAGTATGAAATTATTCCAATAGTTATAGATGCTAAAGAAGATTTATTTACAAAAGTCAAAGACATAGATTTTGCGCTACTAGCTTTACATGGAAAATTCGGAGAAGATGGAACAGTTCAAGCAGTCCTTCAGACTATGGGAATACCTTATTCTGGGTGTGATACTTTAAGTAGTGCTGTTTGTATGGATAAGGATATGACTAAGAAGATATTAAAATCAAGGGATATAAGAACTGCACCTTGGTTTAATGTTAAGTCACTAGATGATATTGACTATATGAAAATAGATAGTTTGGGATATCCGGTAGTTGTAAAGCCTAATAACGGTGGATCATCAGTAGCTACCTTTGTAATTAAGGAAGAGTCTGAAATTGAGAATGCGGTTATTGAAGCTTTAAAATGGGATAAAGAAGTTATGATTGAAAAGTATATAAAAGGTGATGAAATAACATGTCCGATTTTGGATGGACAAATGTTTCCAGTGCTAGCTATTAAGCCTAAGTCAGCTTTTTTTGATTACACATCAAAATACTCAGATGGTGGGGCAGATGAGTTTATAGTAGAATTAGAACCGTCACTTCATAAACAGGTTGAAGAAATGGCGCTAGCAACCTATAATGCTCTTAAATGTAGTGTTTATGCAAGAGTTGACATGATAGTTAGCGAAGGAGTTCCGTATATATTAGAAGTTAATACATTACCAGGAATGACTAAGAATAGCCTTTTTCCAAAAAGTGCAGCAGGAAAGAATGTAGACTTTAGTAAGTTGCTAGATCTAATAATCGAAACTTCAATAAAAGAACGTAGTTAA
- a CDS encoding PAS domain S-box protein has translation MNYFLQIHKKLSKYVKINTMIIFLLIILFAISLKVLERYQVYNFHEIINRLKFVIMMISLFFLYMCFKYLSYEDRAIPIAICFSYMYFCFEFIFRQVFTNLNISGSNANLITGIVNYPFTIGLTLRPIIILLALKYSETRIFHLRKKNILILLIGLLLGIFTTLADIYIILPQCLNLSEQRIVTTYIDTLLVNSFVVIISIIYNVNNKNDFSNLLVYSTLMPIFVKYYAFYSGGQNSVFIVAAEVVMSTLLITGLVYFKISWNKLINKETNLVRDGYVSNAIIKENCIDKKIENRVKGYSKNIESFIQSYMDIEDNLQEILFLVDVSGRINYASKKFYSLSGFEEERVVGASFFTITHPEEILKARILINLEKSHTTPIVHRIRKNNGNYILAESIADYIFEEGNITGKIIVARDISYKNI, from the coding sequence ATGAACTATTTTCTACAAATACACAAAAAACTATCTAAATATGTAAAAATTAATACAATGATAATTTTTTTGCTAATCATATTATTTGCCATATCCTTAAAGGTTTTGGAAAGATATCAAGTTTACAATTTTCATGAAATTATAAATAGACTTAAATTTGTAATAATGATGATCTCTTTATTTTTTTTGTATATGTGCTTTAAATATCTTTCATATGAAGATAGAGCAATACCTATAGCTATTTGTTTTAGTTATATGTATTTTTGTTTTGAATTTATATTTAGGCAAGTTTTTACAAACTTAAATATTAGTGGATCTAATGCTAATCTCATTACAGGCATTGTTAACTATCCATTTACTATAGGTCTTACTTTAAGACCTATAATTATATTGCTCGCATTGAAGTACAGTGAAACCAGGATTTTTCATTTGAGAAAGAAAAATATTTTAATACTACTGATTGGATTATTGTTGGGGATATTCACCACTTTAGCTGACATTTATATAATATTACCTCAATGCTTGAATTTATCCGAGCAAAGAATAGTAACGACATATATAGATACTTTGCTAGTAAATTCATTTGTGGTCATAATTTCAATAATATATAATGTAAACAACAAGAATGATTTCTCCAATTTATTGGTATATTCAACTTTAATGCCTATCTTTGTAAAGTATTATGCCTTCTATTCAGGGGGGCAAAATTCTGTTTTTATAGTTGCAGCTGAAGTTGTTATGAGTACTTTACTAATCACCGGTCTAGTGTATTTCAAGATTTCATGGAATAAATTGATAAATAAAGAGACCAATTTAGTTAGAGATGGTTATGTGAGTAATGCTATAATTAAGGAGAATTGTATAGATAAAAAAATAGAAAATAGGGTGAAAGGTTATTCGAAAAATATTGAAAGTTTTATTCAATCATATATGGATATTGAAGACAACTTACAGGAGATTTTGTTTTTAGTAGACGTTTCTGGAAGAATAAACTATGCATCAAAAAAATTCTATTCGCTATCTGGATTTGAAGAAGAGAGGGTAGTTGGAGCAAGTTTTTTTACCATAACTCATCCAGAAGAAATATTAAAAGCTAGGATACTTATTAACTTAGAAAAAAGCCATACTACACCTATCGTCCATAGAATAAGAAAAAATAATGGTAACTATATTCTTGCTGAATCAATTGCTGATTACATTTTTGAAGAAGGTAATATTACTGGAAAGATCATTGTAGCAAGGGATATAAGTTATAAAAATATATGA
- a CDS encoding sensor histidine kinase: MRSKKFLKFRFIRWVWNWKIMKPVRLVFKIFKERMEKSIRFELVVTFGICFLISLVAYGISNDILRDNYKSATLVYDDSEIQDRAQRFSNYLINTKDLSVTNSSDIQKSVGRFYGADANEKVILTDLDGKIIFKTNNVIQNSVDVYATIKYAMDSYSNRYNNQYRTEGKEFVIFYPLNIKDEKLYLFIFATPQAKMEYNQTYSSNSIMAVIIAVIVFVTSFIYITNKKMKYIEEISEGLRKIASGDLRFRINGRGKDELNNLAENINYMASEIMNRIEAERMAEKTKNELITNVSHDLRTPLTSVMGYIGLLKDGKYENEDQMKEYMNIAFNKSEKIKILLEDLFEYTKLTNQGVSLYKEQVNLNEFLSQLIEELMPLFDERGLRIHKDFTEERLEANLDVNKMLRAFENLLGNAIKYSFENTNITVSLKRDNEYALISIKNKGENIPREKLEKLFERFYRADESRTSENVSGSGLGLAICKNIVELHNGRIWAECYGNDIKFSVMIRL, from the coding sequence TTGAGAAGTAAGAAATTTCTAAAGTTTAGATTTATCAGATGGGTATGGAACTGGAAGATAATGAAACCAGTTAGACTAGTATTCAAGATCTTTAAGGAAAGAATGGAAAAAAGTATTAGGTTCGAACTTGTTGTTACTTTCGGAATTTGTTTCCTGATATCACTTGTGGCGTATGGTATATCTAATGATATACTACGAGATAACTATAAATCAGCTACTCTTGTATATGATGATAGTGAAATACAGGATAGAGCTCAGAGGTTTTCTAATTATTTGATAAATACTAAGGATTTGTCTGTAACTAATTCCAGTGATATTCAAAAAAGTGTAGGAAGATTTTATGGGGCTGATGCAAATGAAAAGGTGATATTAACAGATCTAGATGGCAAGATTATATTTAAAACTAATAATGTAATCCAAAATTCAGTTGATGTCTATGCAACCATAAAATATGCTATGGACTCTTATTCTAATAGATATAATAATCAATACAGGACTGAAGGAAAAGAATTTGTAATATTTTACCCACTTAATATAAAAGATGAGAAATTATATCTATTCATTTTTGCAACTCCACAAGCTAAGATGGAATACAACCAAACATATTCTTCGAACTCTATAATGGCTGTTATCATAGCGGTGATAGTTTTTGTAACAAGTTTTATCTATATAACAAATAAAAAGATGAAATATATAGAGGAGATTTCAGAGGGGTTAAGGAAGATTGCATCAGGTGATTTGAGATTTAGAATAAATGGAAGAGGAAAAGATGAACTTAATAATCTAGCTGAGAATATTAACTACATGGCTTCTGAGATAATGAACAGAATTGAAGCAGAAAGAATGGCTGAAAAAACAAAGAATGAACTCATAACAAATGTTTCTCACGATCTTAGAACACCTCTTACCTCTGTAATGGGATATATAGGACTTCTTAAGGATGGGAAGTACGAAAATGAAGATCAGATGAAAGAGTATATGAACATAGCTTTCAATAAATCTGAAAAAATAAAAATACTTTTAGAAGATCTTTTTGAGTATACAAAATTAACTAATCAAGGAGTAAGCTTATATAAAGAACAAGTTAACTTAAATGAGTTTTTATCTCAGCTTATAGAAGAACTTATGCCTCTTTTTGATGAAAGAGGACTTAGAATACATAAAGACTTTACAGAAGAAAGATTAGAAGCTAATCTTGATGTAAATAAAATGCTAAGAGCTTTTGAAAATCTATTAGGAAATGCTATAAAGTATTCCTTTGAGAATACAAATATAACTGTAAGTTTAAAAAGAGATAATGAATATGCGCTTATATCAATAAAGAATAAAGGCGAAAATATACCAAGAGAAAAGCTCGAAAAACTGTTTGAAAGATTTTATAGAGCAGACGAATCTAGGACATCTGAAAATGTAAGTGGTAGTGGTCTTGGACTTGCTATATGCAAAAATATCGTAGAACTTCATAATGGACGCATCTGGGCAGAGTGCTACGGTAATGATATAAAGTTCTCAGTAATGATAAGATTATAG
- a CDS encoding phosphatase PAP2 family protein, with amino-acid sequence MRNKLKHAFFVLPYFVIGVLYQYFNKPINGEVHSLMTSVDRSIPFVKAFIIPYYIWYIFIGFAIVYLLVNNTKEYYKYVICLCVGELICICIYLNFQTTVPRPIVVGNDILSNLIRNIYEIDRPYNCFPSIHVLTTSITMIYLWKNKDLKTWFKIVIQIVGISIILSTLFVKQHAIIDAVAGSILALSVFSFINIMEEVGVRYWRRKQYLSLTTKKKYEI; translated from the coding sequence ATGAGAAACAAGTTGAAACATGCGTTTTTTGTTCTGCCATACTTTGTTATAGGAGTGTTATATCAATATTTTAATAAGCCCATTAATGGTGAGGTACATAGCCTCATGACTTCTGTAGATAGAAGTATACCTTTTGTTAAGGCTTTTATAATCCCATATTATATATGGTATATTTTTATTGGGTTTGCTATTGTATATCTTTTGGTCAATAATACTAAAGAATATTATAAATATGTAATTTGTTTATGCGTAGGGGAACTAATTTGCATATGTATATACTTAAATTTTCAAACTACAGTACCTAGACCTATAGTTGTAGGTAATGATATCTTAAGTAATTTAATAAGAAATATATATGAAATAGATAGACCATATAATTGTTTTCCAAGTATACATGTTCTTACTACATCAATAACCATGATATATCTATGGAAAAATAAAGACTTAAAAACTTGGTTCAAAATTGTAATTCAAATAGTAGGGATTTCTATAATATTATCTACTTTATTTGTAAAACAACATGCAATTATAGATGCGGTTGCAGGAAGTATACTAGCCTTGAGTGTGTTTAGCTTTATAAATATAATGGAAGAGGTAGGTGTAAGATATTGGAGAAGGAAACAATACTTATCGTTGACGACGAAAAAGAAATACGAGATTTAG